Within Aspergillus oryzae RIB40 DNA, chromosome 2, the genomic segment ATTCGTCCAGACATACACCGCGGATGTAGCTGATACTACCACGAGCGAAAGCAACCAGATCCGTCGACGTACTTGGGGCCTGCGCAATCTCATTGAGTTTCTTGCGCACGAGTGGCACAATCAATTTACCACGGATAGCTGCGTAATTGGCGTGTAGTTCATTGAGAAGACTTTGATATTCAGCTTCCGTCCCTTGCTCAGGATCCAGTGGGGGAACTGCTCTCTTTTGGATCTCCAGACCGATCTGCTTTAGCTCAGGCGCACCAACTCTGAACTTCGCGTAAAGTAGAGCAGACATAGTAGTGTCGTTGAGCTGTTTATCTGCTATCTTTTTTGAGACACTCAAATATACGTCGCGCAGTGCAGAAACAAAGTGTCCCCGAATGAGCGTGAGGGCCCGTGTCATCAGGAGTCTATACCTGGAGCGATATACACCGGCCTCTTTCTGATCGGCCTGTGAGAGACATATTAGCCAGTTCGCAAATTACACGCCCATAAAGCACTGACATGTATTTCCATATAGTCCAAGCATTCGTCCAGCCGCCTTAACATGTCCGAGAACTCCTGACCACGAACCGTATTACCAGCACCGGGAGCGTTAAGTTTCCTTGAAGCCGGATCCAGGAAGTCATAGTATTGGAGGTTATCTTGGATATCTGTAGCTAGCTCCGAGTCGCGTTTCTGAGCAGAGAGGAGCCCTTCGCACTGGTTCTGGAAATTGGACGTCTGCGCTTCTACTGCTTTAAAGTCTTTGGACAGGTTTGATAGAAGGTCGAGGGTTGATGAGGTATCAGACAGTAGCGTATCGAGATGTGACTTTGACATCTGAAGTTCATGCAGGCAGGCTCTAATTACAAAGACGTGTCAGGCTTCAGGATATCCTAAGTTCTTCCCAGTGGCTTCGCGGCATGGCGCTTACTGGTACTCATCGTAGCTACTCTCGAGCAAACTGTCTTCCAACTCATTGTACCATTGGGTAAACTCAAGTTCATTATGAATGCCCTCAATCGAGTCCAAGCCATCTGGTACTGCCTCAGCTTCCTCGGTCTCCTTGCCTGTCAGTTCTAGAGGGGGACGGGACGGGACAGTTTGCCGACGAGATCGCCGTCCCGCATTCTGTTGACGCATTGCGATGTCCAAAACGAAGGGTAAAGGGATGAATCCAGGATCGCGCCTATACCTCTATAGGGGAGCATAAACTCCCATAGTTAAACTCATATGATAATTGACAAAGAGGAACCAATTGACCGCTGTGATCTCCGTGGCCGCTTCGAGATGTTATTCTGCCGTCGCATTCCGCCTCCGCTACTTGACGCAACAGATAAACCAATTGGAGGCTGCTGATAAAACCTGACCAAAGCATACTTTTATACATTATCTCCCAAAAAGACATGTGCGCTTACTGAAGAGAGCGTCAACACATCATGTGGACATCTCGAGTACGACAGCCCGTGACAAATATTGTCACCGTCTCACGTCGCCTTCCTAGGAGTGCTCGGCCTGCCGTCATTCCTTGGAGAAGAGGCTATGCCAGTAATGGCCCTAATGCATCTGAACAGTCTGGGTCCTCTTCACGTTGGCTTAAGACTTCTTTGGGCCTTGCGGGAACAGGCGCTGCTGCTTTTCTCGTCTACACCTACGCGACACTCGATAAGAGTCAAGCCGGAAGTCAAGCAGACACGAAGGGTCTCTCACAGGCGACAGAGCAACTGGACTCGCAGTATGTTCAACACAAAAGAAGCTTAAAAAGCCCTGGCGTGTATTTATGGGGCACAAATTCCCATCGTGTTGTGGACCCCAACTCCAAGGAGACTGTTATCAAAACCCCTCGAAGACTTCATTATTTTGACGGTCAGGTGCTAAGGGACCTCAAGCTTTCTGACAAGTCTGGTGCAGCGATTGCTGAAAATGGTGACCTCATTCAATGGGGTAAAGGATATTCAGAGTCCGACTTTAAACCCACAAAGACTTTGACAGGAAAGAACTTAACTTCGCTGTGCATGTCAAACGACCGAATCCTCGCCTTGTCGTCAGACGGCAGTGTTTACTCTCTTCCAATCGCCAAAGATGATCAACTGTCCGGCCGGAAACTTAAAGAAAGCTCCTGGGTGCCGTTTTGGTCCGGAAAATCTGGAGTAAGTTACCGGTTGCTGCAACCTAGCTTGAAGCTGGGTGAGAAGGTCACTATGCTCCGTGGGGGATTGGAGCATGCCCTTCTTTTGACAAATCACGGTCGCGTCTTCTCTGTCGCTTCTTCTACGGAGAGCTATCCATCTTTTGGACAACTTGGTGTCCCGGGGTTAACTTGGGCAACCCGACCTAACGGGCCAGTCGACATGTGTCATGAGATTGAGGCATTCAAGGGCATTAAGATTACACAAATCGCTAGTGGAGATTACCATTCCCTGGCTCTAAGCAAGGATGGCAGCTTGTTTACGTTTGGAGATAATTCCTTCGGGCAATTGGGTATGGCATTTGACGCCGCACTGCCTTTTAGCGACACACCTACCTCTTTGCCTATCAAAAACCTTTATAAAGGGAACACTACGTTTCCCAAGGTAACTGGAATTGCAGCCGGTGGTGCCAACAGTTTCTTTACTGTGGATGCACAGCGAATCGTTGGTCCTGGTGAAAACCCTTCCACTGTTCGCGATTTGGACCGCATTACGGCTGACACCTGGACATGCGGAAGAGGGATTTGGGGTGCTCTTGGTACTGGAAAATGGACTCATATGCAAGATGCTCCCACCAAGGTCAAGTCCTTGAGCGGTTTATTCGAATATGACGaacggaagaagaaactgACACCTATTCGACTTCGCGATCTATCAGTGGGCACGACGCACGTATCGGCAGTAATGGACAATGATGCTCATATCGATCCGTCACCTAGCAATTCTTTGGACGATGCCACCAACTTTGGTTTCGACGTGCTCTTTTGGGGAGGGAACGAGCATTTTCAACTTGGCACGGGCAAGAGAAGCAACCAGTCCAAGCCAACACATATCAACGCGCCTCCGGAAGATAAAGGAGAACTTGCTGAGCAGGAGGCACGGCTCCAGGTCATGCCTCGTCACAAGGGCAAAGTTGGGCCCCGCACAGTGAACATGGAGCAGCGCGTGGAATGCGGGAGACACATCTCTGCAATCTACTCTTCTGTATAAACTGTCTCATAATGTCTTGCATTCTTGGATGTATTATGACTGCCATCGTTACCACATTAAATAGTTGACTACTGTACATTATTACACCTAAtgaaaatcgaagaaaaacaTTTAtccgaaaagggaaaagtaaTCCAAGCAAACAGGACAAACTCACGCTTAGTTGATGCGCAGAAGGCGCTTGGACCACCGCTTATCCAAAAATTTCCAGCGCAAAAGACCGGATAAGAACTTCTCTCTTTTAACCATTTTATATCCCCCACCGATCACATCATGCCTCGTGAGAACCAAAAAAGAGGTCGCCGAGCGGCCGAAAAAGCTGAGAAAGACGCCGCGAAACGGAAGCGCGAGGAAGTCCCCGAAGATTCACTGCCGAAACGGTTGAAGCCCTCGACGGACGAGTCGACCGAAATCAATCAAGGAGCTGACTACATACCTTTCGACGAGAATTACAATGAGAACTACGATGGGAACTATGATGAGAATCAAGCTGATGCGCCTGCGGGTGATATGCCCTTTTATGGTCTTCTCGATCCCGAAGAACAGGAATATTTCTCTCGAGCGAACGAGGTTTTGGAATTGAACCAATTCCAGGATGCAGAGGAGCGGAGGATATTCATCGACAGTGTCTATAAAGAGGCCAATGGGAAGGAGTTGAAAATCGCTTGCAGTCAGGGATGCTCACGGCTCATGGAAAAATTGATATCGATGTCGGATATGCGCCAAATTCACAGGCTATTTAACAAATTCATTGGTCACTTCATGAATCTTGTGCAGCATCGGTTTGCTAGCCATTGCTGCGAGACCCTCTTTATCAATGCTGCACCCGGCGTAACGCAGAAAGTCTCGAAATCGAAAAGCGATAAGATGGATGtagacgaggaagaaggagaggagccCGAGCCTGAACTGTCGTTGGCGGAGATGTTCATCAAGGTGGTCGAAGAATTGGAAGGCAACTGGGGTTACCTACTGACAGAACGATTTGCGTCACATACAATCAGAGTTTTGCTTCTTGTGCTTGCGGGAGAGCCGGTGGACGTTTCAGCGAACGACTCGGTTGTTGCAAGCcgcaagaaagagaaattgggCCTACCTCAGGGAGAGACACAGGATGGGGATGTCTCCGCCCAAAAAAGAAGCGTACCGGATGTGTTCGAGgctaccttgaagaagaTTATGAAGGACATCGTCTCGGTACTTGATGACACATATTTGAGAGCACTTGCGACTCACCCTGTTGGTAATCCGGTGCTTCAAGTCTTAGTGTCTCTGGAGCTCTCGCACTTTGGAAAATCGAGTGCAAAGGATCCAAATTCTATAACAAGACGACTAATTCCAGATGAGAGCTTTGAGGAGGGCTCTGAGACCACAACGTTTGTGCGCGGATTACTCTATGACCCAGTAGGATCTCGATTACTGGAGACCATTGTGCGTTGCATGCCCGGAAAGGCGTTCAAGGGCCTTTACAAGAACTTCATCCGCGACCAAATCACTTCCCTTGCGCGCAATATCACCGCAGGGTATGTTGTGCTTCGAGTGCTGGAGAGACTCGGAAAGGACGATCTCCAAAACGCTCTGGAGCGAATTGTTCCTCAGGTTCCCAGTCTTCTCGAGCGGTCAAGAATGGTCGTTCCCAAGGTGCTTATTGAGCGGTGTCTAGTCCGTGGAGTTGACACAGCACCCCTTGCTCGGGCACTGGAGGAAGCCTACGATAAAGACCCTGCTCGGAGACTGGAACAAATTTTGCGGCTTGAGAGCACAACCCAAGAGGATTTAGAAGAGTCAGAGCAGAAACCAAAGGGGGCCAATGCTGCTCCAAGCCAATCATCAACAGGAGAGAAACTCCATGGTTCGCTACTTGCACAAACAATGCTCACTGCTCCTGGGCCGATAAGTGGGCTTATTTATTCGAGTCTGTTGGCGCAATCTTCGGAGTCACTCGTTAAGATCGCCAAGGATCCTACCGCATCTCGCGTTCTACAGCAAGCTCTTACAGTTCCGACATCTAGCGCTCAATTCCGTCGACAGTTTGCTCCACGCTTCACCAGTCACTTGAAGGAGCTTGCCCTCGATAGCAGCGGATCCCATGTGGTAGACGCACTCTGGCCTGCCACCAAGGACATTTTCTTTATCAAGGAGCGAATGGCACAGGAGTTGACCCAGCATGAGATGGCGCTTCGGGACTCTTTCGTCGGCCGTGCGGTCTGGAGGAACTGGGCGATGGACCTCTACAAGCGACGGCGGGGCGAATGGGCTATGAAAGCCAAAGGTATTGATAACAACAATGGCTCCGGAGAACGACCCAAGTCTAGGATCGAACTCGCACGGGCTAAGTTTGCTGCCaaggcagaggaggatgCGAAGAAAGGTGCGCAGAAGGGCGTAACTGCCTGATTTGGATCGTGTTTCAATTGGGTATGGCGAACTTTCTGCAACAAAAgtcatgtatgtatataagGATCACGGGATGGGTTATGTGGATATCAAAAGCACGCAATACAGGTTGCATTAGTGTAAATTCAATATAAATCGCAAATGATCGGCACAATTGCCGAGGAAGTAACGAA encodes:
- a CDS encoding uncharacterized protein (RCC1 domain) produces the protein MWTSRVRQPVTNIVTVSRRLPRSARPAVIPWRRGYASNGPNASEQSGSSSRWLKTSLGLAGTGAAAFLVYTYATLDKSQAGSQADTKGLSQATEQLDSQYVQHKRSLKSPGVYLWGTNSHRVVDPNSKETVIKTPRRLHYFDGQVLRDLKLSDKSGAAIAENGDLIQWGKGYSESDFKPTKTLTGKNLTSLCMSNDRILALSSDGSVYSLPIAKDDQLSGRKLKESSWVPFWSGKSGVSYRLLQPSLKLGEKVTMLRGGLEHALLLTNHGRVFSVASSTESYPSFGQLGVPGLTWATRPNGPVDMCHEIEAFKGIKITQIASGDYHSLALSKDGSLFTFGDNSFGQLGMAFDAALPFSDTPTSLPIKNLYKGNTTFPKVTGIAAGGANSFFTVDAQRIVGPGENPSTVRDLDRITADTWTCGRGIWGALGTGKWTHMQDAPTKVKSLSGLFEYDERKKKLTPIRLRDLSVGTTHVSAVMDNDAHIDPSPSNSLDDATNFGFDVLFWGGNEHFQLGTGKRSNQSKPTHINAPPEDKGELAEQEARLQVMPRHKGKVGPRTVNMEQRVECGRHISAIYSSV
- the nop9 gene encoding RNA-binding RNA processing protein NOP9 (predicted RNA-binding protein, contains Pumilio domains), producing MPRENQKRGRRAAEKAEKDAAKRKREEVPEDSLPKRLKPSTDESTEINQGADYIPFDENYNENYDGNYDENQADAPAGDMPFYGLLDPEEQEYFSRANEVLELNQFQDAEERRIFIDSVYKEANGKELKIACSQGCSRLMEKLISMSDMRQIHRLFNKFIGHFMNLVQHRFASHCCETLFINAAPGVTQKVSKSKSDKMDVDEEEGEEPEPELSLAEMFIKVVEELEGNWGYLLTERFASHTIRVLLLVLAGEPVDVSANDSVVASRKKEKLGLPQGETQDGDVSAQKRSVPDVFEATLKKIMKDIVSVLDDTYLRALATHPVGNPVLQVLVSLELSHFGKSSAKDPNSITRRLIPDESFEEGSETTTFVRGLLYDPVGSRLLETIVRCMPGKAFKGLYKNFIRDQITSLARNITAGYVVLRVLERLGKDDLQNALERIVPQVPSLLERSRMVVPKVLIERCLVRGVDTAPLARALEEAYDKDPARRLEQILRLESTTQEDLEESEQKPKGANAAPSQSSTGEKLHGSLLAQTMLTAPGPISGLIYSSLLAQSSESLVKIAKDPTASRVLQQALTVPTSSAQFRRQFAPRFTSHLKELALDSSGSHVVDALWPATKDIFFIKERMAQELTQHEMALRDSFVGRAVWRNWAMDLYKRRRGEWAMKAKGIDNNNGSGERPKSRIELARAKFAAKAEEDAKKGAQKGVTA